ATGTTGAAGGTCGTTAAAGAGCCGTAGCAGCGGGTGAGGTATTGTTGCATCTCGACTTTTTCGCCGTCACTCAATTTTTCGTGGGCGTTGATTTTTTGTTCGAGGACGCGGAGTTGGTTGCGGACGCCGACGATTTTGTGGAAAAAAGTTTCGAGCGGGACTTCCTTGGTTTGCAGCGTGGGATCGGATGGGTGCAGAACGAGGCGTCCGTTATGCCAGCGCGGACCTAATTGGGAGACGGAGGAATCCGATTTTTCGACGCCAAGGCGGTCGAGCGCGCGGTCAAGGATACTTTCGATAAATTGTTTGAGCGGGACTTCGGCATCGCCAATTTTCACGGTGGGCTCGGGAACGGAAATTTCGGCAAGGCGCGGATCAATGGTGCGAAGGATATTTCCAAAACGGATGTCGGCAGAGCCTTCAGAAACTTTTTCGACGATGCCCTCGCCATGATGCGGGTGGGTGATCTTCATGCCGACAGTCAAAATGGGTGTGCTCATACTTGAGAAAATAATACGCGGTTGGATGGACAGAAGCAATTTTTACCGCGGAGACGCGGAGGCGCGGAGAGAAAGAATCAGAAATAATTGTACGGCTTGGACATTGGGAAAGTATTGGGCAGGTGGCGGACTTCTTTGACGGCGCTGTTTTCGAGGACGACTTCGACGATGTCGAAGCGGATTTTTACGGCGGGATTGTTTAGCAGGCGCAGGTAATCCAGGGCGGCTTGGGAAAGGAGGCGGCGTTTGCGGGCGTTGACGGCGGTGGAGGCGCGCCCGAAGGTTTCGGAGGAGCGTGCTTTTACTTCGACGAAGACGAGGCAATCGGCGTCGCGGAAGATAAGGTCAATTTCGCCGCGGTCGGACTTAAAATTTGCGGCGAGAAATTTGAGGCCGAGTTTGCGGAGATGTTTTTTGGCGGTGCGTTCGCCGATTTCGCCGTGACGCGCACGCAGGGATTTTTCAGCTTTACCGCGCCAAAATTGGATGCGCGCGAGGATGCTCATGCTTTAATCGAGCAGAGGCGCGCCATCGAGAGCGTCGGCATCGAATAATTCCAATTCGACGGGGGTGACGCGGAAGGGGGAGAAGCTGCGGCGGTGAATCGGGCACGCACCGTGTTCGGCGATGGCGGCGAGGTGTTGCGGTGTCCCATAGCCTTTGTGCTCGGCGAAACCATACTGGGGAAATTGTGCGTGATATTCGTGCATCAAACGGTCACGCGTGACTTTGGCGAGGACGCTGGCAGCGGCGATGGAATAGCTGCGGGCATCGCCTTTGACGAGCGGGGTGTTGGGGATGCGCAGGGATTTTACGGGGCGTCCGTCAACGAGGACGTGTTGCGGCGCGGGTTGAAGTTGCGCGAGGGCCAGGTGCATCGCGCGATGGGCGGCCTGGAGAATATTGATTTGATCTATGATGTCCACTTCGACGACCGCGATGCCGTAACGAATTTCGGGATGCGTGGTGATCGAAGTGAAATATTTCTCGCGCTGTTCTTCGGTGAGTTGCTTGGAGTCGTTGAGGCCGCGGAGTTTTTTATCGAGGCCGGGCTCGAGCCATTGGTGCGGGAAGATCACCGCGCCAGCGACGACGGGACCGGCGAGCGGGCCGCAGCCGGCTTCGTCCACCCCGGCAACGAGGGTGGTGCCCTGAGACCAAAGCTCGCGCTCGAAGTTTAAACGGTTCCAAAATGTGGCGCTCTTTGCCATGAGTTTTTGCCGGTATTCAAGTTATCGTGCTCGCGAGGTGAGGCAAGTGATTTTTAACCGCGGAGGCGCGGAGATTGGAAGTGGAGGTGGATGGATTTTTTTTGGGAATTCGTGTTTTACAAATGTTCACCGGCCATGACGTCGGTGGATTTTAGGTCGAGGGCGTAGGGTTCGAGGGGCATGAGGTGATGGTGGCTGAGATGGGCTTCGCAGAGGTGGAAGAAGTCGGCTTCGGTGGTGACGCGGCGGATGTCGTGGAGGAATTTCCCGGTGGGTTCGATGCCGAGGCCGATGTAATTCAGATATTTTTTCATTTTCTGAATGTGCGAATTTTCGGTGATGCCGGCGGGGCGAACGGTTTCATAAAGTTCGCGGATGTATTCGAGCACTTGAAAACCGGTGGGGATGAAAATCTTTTCGCCGCGCTGGTGCTGGCGGATTTGCTGGAAAAGCCACGGGTTGCGGATGACGCCGCGACCGATCATCAGGCCGTGCGCGTGGGTGAGTTCCAGGACTTCTTCGGCCTTCGCGGCGGAATAAACATTGCCATTCGCGAGCACGGGGCAGGGGACGGCGGCGACGGCGCGGGCGATGTAATCGTAATGAACTTCGCTGCGATACATTTCTTTCACGGTGCGGCCGTGGACGGTGAGGAGATCAATGGAATGTTTCGCGAAGATGGGGAGGAGTTCGTCGAAGACTTCCGGTGAATCGAAACCGATGCGGGTCTTGACGGTGAACTTGATGGAGACGGCATCGCGCAAGGCGCCGAGGATGGCATCCACGCGTTTGGGTTCGCGAAGCAAACCGCCGCCGGCGCATTTGCGATAGACGACGGGCGCGGGACAGCCGAGGTTCAGGTCAACGGCGGCGATGGGATATTGCTGGAGTTCGCGCGCGGAGCGGACGAGCGAGGGGATGTCGTTGCCGATCATCTGCGCGACAACGGGGCGGCCGGTGGGATTTTTGGTGATGGACTCGACGATCCATTTTTCCAAGTGCGAAACGGCGTGGACGCGAAAATATTCGGTGTAATAAACATCCGCGCCGCCGTAACGCGCCATGAGTTTCCAGAACGCAAGGTCGGTGACATCCTGCATGGGGGCGAGCGCGAGCAAAGGCTCGGGGCGCGTGAGGAATTGTTGAAATTCGGCGATGCCGCTGGAGGGTGCGGGGTTCATGCGGCGGGCGGCGGCGGGTTGCGGGAAAGTTTTTCGAATTGTTCGAGAAAAATAATTTGCGAGGGCGTTTCGACGGCGGAAGCTTCCGTCTCACGCATGGAGGCAATGGCTTCGGCGGCAGATTTTCCGCGATGAATCAAATAGCAGGCGATCATGGTGCTGGTGCGCCCCACACCGGCCTGGCAATAAACGGCAACGGGTTCGTTGCGCGCGAGCGAGGCTTCGGTGAACACGAGAAATTCGCGGACCTGGTCGAGCGTGGGCGGATAGCCATTTTCGACGGGGAGGCAAATGAAATTGAAACCGGCGGTTTGGAAAACCGAAGCGTCGCCGGGAATATTCAGGAGGCAGACAACGGCGCGGATGCCGACGCGATGAAGCAGCAACAGCTCGTCGAGATGCGCGCGCAACGGGCCGCCGCCGTTGAGGCGCCGCTCGGGATCAATGTACGGAATTCCCATGCCGCCGATGACGTTCTCGATGGCCCACCACAAATTGGAGTAATTGGAATTCATCCGGCCGCGACTGTGCCGCGACTGGATAGCTTACTTGAACTGCGGGTGTTGGCGCAACTTTTCCCACGTGGCTTCGGCGAGGGGCGACTGGCGATAGATGGGTTCCCAAAGCGGTTCGGCGCTGGTGGATTTGCGGACGCGCGCGAGCCATTTTTGATCGAGCGGTTCGGTGATCAAAGATAGAGTGTTTGCGGCAATGGTGGTTTCTTCTTTCTCACCGGTAGCGTGGCCCGCTCCGACGTAAAAACCGGCGAGCAAAAGGGAGACGCGGACTAAATTGCTGCGGGTGTAGGTCGGCAAGGCGCAGGGGCGAATGGGATCGAGATGGCGGAATAGATTTTCGAAAAGCGGTTCGGTCCACATCGTGGGATTTTTTGCGGGCGAGAAGGCGTCGAATAAAATTGCGTGGGGCGGATTAGTGCGGAGTGCGGAATGCGGAGTGCGGAGTAAAGAGGGGAAATCGCCCAAGTGTAAGTTCCAGGTTACTTGGCGGTTGCCGTCGGTGAAGGTGTGGTGATGGTTTTTGAGAAAGGCGGCGACGGGTGGTTCGTAATCGGTGAAGTAGCCAAGGGCTTCGGCATTTTCGAGGGCGAATTGGAGCGGTTCGAGCGTGTGGTCGAAGCTGATGATGCGAAGCGGGCAATGGGTTTCGCGGGTGGCGCGGAGAACGGTGAGGACATTCGCGGCGGCGCCGAGGCCGACGTCCCAGATCACAAATTCGCCGGTGTGCGCGGTCATGCGCTCGACGAGACACAGTTGTTTTACGTAGAGCGCCTCGGCTTCGGCGGCGGGACCGATGACGGGGTGAAAGGTTTCGCGTTCGGCGAGCGAGTGGACGCTGTGGACGCCGTTGACGAGTTTGACGATGCGATAGCCGCTGGAAGACACACTTGAGGATGATTGACTCGCCCGGGAAATACCAAGCGAAAATTTTTTGAGGGGGGATGAACGCTTTGGACTCATTTATGGTGTTTAATAAAGTCACGGCTTGCGAGTACGCTCGCCCTCCCATTCAAGAATTCGGCGGTCATAGACCGCCGCTACAGGTTAAAGTTGATACGTGATTGAAATTTTTTGTTCGGTTTTGCGGCACGGCGGGGATTTACTTTGGAAATGACAATGGAGAGCCGGCAATTACTTGCGGAGTATGTGCGAACGGGTTCGGAAACGGCGTTTCGCGAATTGGTGGCGAATTATCTCGGCCTGGTGTATTCGGCGGCGTTGCGGCTCACGGGCGGAAACACGCATTCGGCGGAGGAAATCACGCAAACGGTGTTCATCGGCCTGGCGCAAAAGGCGCGAACGCTTTCGAGCGAAGTGATGCTCGGGGGGTGGCTGCATCAATATACTTTTCACGCGGCGACGAAATTTGTGCGCGCGGAGCGTCGCCGGCAAATCCGCGAACAGGAGGCAGGCGAAATGAACGCACTGACGAACGGCGCGCCGGAGGAATGGCGGAAGATCGAGCCGATTTTGGACGAGGCGATTTTGGAATTGGGCGATGAAGATCGCGCGGCGATTTTGTTGCGATTTTTTGAGCAGCGGGATTTTCGCGCGATTGGGGCATCGCTCGGCGGCAGCGAAGACGCGGCGCGGATGCGGGTGAACCGGGCATTGGATAAGTTGCAGGTGGTTTTGAAACGGCGAGGGGCGGCATTGTCGGTTGGGGCGCTGGGCGCGGTGCTGGCGGCGCACACGGCTTCGGCGGTTCCCGCGGGGCTTGCGTCGGCGGTGGCGGGCGCGGCGTTTGCGAATGTGGGCGGTGGGGTGAGCACAATCATGATTAAACTTATGGCACTAACTAAACTTCAAACGGGGATGATCGGGGCGTTGGTGGTTGCGGGCGCGATGACGCCATGGGCGATGCAACAACATGCGAAGTGGCGCGAGACAGACGCGGCGTTGCAATCGCAGAACGAAAAAATGGGAGCGCTGGTTGACGAGAATGCGCGCTTGTCGAACCAGATGGCGCTGGCGAAGGATTCGCGGGGATTGTCGCAAAAGGAATTGGATGAGTTGATGCGGCTAAGGAACCAGACGACGGCGTTGAACAAACAGTTGGCGGCGGCGAAGGTGACGCCGGTGGCGGCGGGAACAGGCCAGACGAACGTGGCGTTGAGCCCGGAAGAGGAGGAGCGGCAGAAGGCGATCGAAGAATTACAGACGATAGAGAAAATGGATAGCGCGAAGAATTGGCTGCTGGCGTTTATGATGTATGCGAACGATAACCAAAACCGGCTGCCGGGTGATTTCTCGCAGGCGACGAATTATCTTTCAAAGGACAAACAAATGGAATTGCTGCTGGCAACGAACCAGTTCGAGGTGCGTTATGGCGGGCCATTGAACACGTTGAAGGACCCGAGTTCGGTGGCAATTTTGGAGGAGATCACTTCGCCGGGGGCGACCTTGAAGACCTACGGTTTTGCCGATGGCCACGTGGAGGTAGTTAAACGGGCCGACGGCGATTTTAAAGGATGGGAGGCGCAACGCCTGACCGTGCCGCCGAGTGGGCAGTGATCGTAGTCGTGATGATTTGCAGGTTATTTTGGTTTTCGCCGCGTGCGTCCTGGCTGGCCGGAGGTGATTTTGATGACCACATTTTGGTCGCCGCCCTGGGCTGAAAGGCTTCCGAAATGTCCTTCATAAATGGCGCTAAGATGCACGGGCCCGGCACTGACTTGTTCGAATTCAAAATGACCTTCGGGATCAGTTTTGACAGAATGAGCGGTTTGGCCTTCGCCGGAAATGTAAACACTCGCGCCGGCGAGAGGGTGATCTTTTGCATCCACGACGCGGCCGGAGAGTTTTAGGTTTGCCGGTTTGAGGACCAGGTCCAGTCTGATAGCGTTGGCTTTAGTCTGGGTTTTGGTGAAATCTTGAGTTATCGAGCCGTAACCTTTCGCGGAGATGTTCAGGCCGTATTCGAGACCTTGCGGAAGAGTCGTGAACATGAATTGTCCATCGGCATCGGTTTGCATGGGGATCTTGTCAAAATCGGTTGAAGAAGTTCTAAAAGTCCCGTCAGAAGAATCGTTCATGCTGAGGGTCAAGCCGACCCGTGCGCCGGCAAGGGCGTGGCCGTGGTTATCGTTCACCTGGCCGGAAAGCGTGAGGGCCGATTTCAAAACGAGGTCTTGATTCGTGGTTGTGGGCTTGAGCATGGCGACGGCGGCCAGGTTGTTGGTCCAATCACGGGCGATCAGGCTATAAATTCCAATCGTGCCGCCGATGCCGGTGGGGTTCCAAGTGAGCTTAAATCTTCCGCGCGAGTCGGTGCGAGCCTCGCCGCCGTAGGCATCTACGGTCACGCGAATATTGGGGGCGCCGTCGCCTGATGGAGTGCGGACGACGCCGGTGAGAATTTTGGGCGGGGTTAATTCGATATGGCTGTGGTTGATTTCTGCGTTGGCGACGCGCGCCTGTTCCTGTGCGGGAGTCCACGCGGCTTTCATGGCGGAATAATGGTACTCACCCGATGGCAGCCGGAACCGGGCCAGTCCGCGCGCGTCGGTGGTGATATTGGCTTGAAAATTTCGGTTGTCGGCGGCAACTAAAGCGCCCGCGAGCGGTTTGTGATTGGATTTATCGGTTACTTTTATTTCCAAAATGCCACCTTTGACGGCGGGAATTTCAACGCTGGTTTTTTGTCCGGCCTGGACGGAGACATCCACGGCATCGGCTACCCATTTGGGCATCGGGTCACGGACAGCGCCGACGTGGGCAATGACTTGATAGGGGCCGGCGCCAACATCGCTGAAGTGGAAGGTGCCATCGGCAGCGGATTTCACGGGTTCGCGGCCCTGGTCGAATGAGTAGGTGGCTTGCTGGCGGCGGAGCCAAATGGTCGCGCCGGCCAAAGGTTGGGCGGTGGCTTGAATGAAAATTTTCCCCTGGATTTCGCCGCTGGGTTCCATGACGAGCTTGACGCCGCTTTGACCGGACTGACATTGGTTGAAGTCGAGGCTGCCGGGATCGGGAGTGGGTTCGCGCATCGCGAGGCCGGTTTTGGTGACGGTCAAGTTGGCTCCGGCGCCGGTGGGCAAACCTTCGAGGCGGAACCGTCCGTCGCTTCCGGTGCGGGTGTGGAATAATTCGTGCGCGGGCTGGCCGGAAAGAATATCGAGACTGAAACGAGCTTCGCCGAGCAAGGTTGTGCTGGTGACCTGGGACGTCCAAACGTCAGCGTCGGCGATGGGTTGATCGTGTTCGTCCACGACGATTCCCTCGATGGTCGCAGGCTTGGTGACGGTGAAAACGAGGGGAAGATCGTCGGGGTCCAATCGCCATGGGGTGCGCCAGGTGGGTGCAAGGGTTGGAGCGCGGACGAGGAGAATGCTGCCTCCGGGTGCATAAGAAAATTGGAACACGCCGTGGCTGTCGGTGTGGGTCGTCCCTTTCAATTCCAATTCGGCAGGAAGAAATGAACTGATCATTGAATGGCGATAAATTTCGATGGAGGCATCGGCGACGGGATGGCCCTGGGTATCCACGACGATGCCGGAAGCGGAGGAATTTTGCGGCACGCGGTTGGTGGTGCAGCCGCTGAAGGCAAGAACGAGTCCGAGCAGCCCTAATGGGAATAATAAACGCCAAGTCATTCTGATAATCCGACGCTTTCCAGTTTTGATTCGATCAAAAATGGGAGCGGTTGGATTGCTTATTCATAGCGTGATGGGACTCACGGCACAAACCTAATTTGGTTTGGTTTTTCTGAGAACCTGGCCGGGTGTGCGAGTCGCAATTTATGTGGTCATTGGGAAATTATGCGATAGTAGCGTCCCGGACTGTTCGTTAGCAAAGGTTCACTGAAGGAGAATGAACCGTTGGTCAGCGTGTTAGTCTGGACGGGAATCCAAACCGGGTTAGTCAGGTTAGTGGTGGCTTCGACGACGGCGGAGGTATTGGTTGCCCACGAAACGAGGAAACCAAATCCGTTGCTTTGCACGCCAAAATTCGCCGAGTTATTTAGAATGATTGGATTTGGTAGATACCACGGCGCGGTGGGGACACCCGCGTAACTATTGCTCCAACCGATGGTGCCGGGCAGGTAATAAACCGTTGTGGCGACATCGTTCGTGAAGGCCGTCGAATCGGCGACGGGAGCGTTGCCTTGAAAATCCACGGTCGTCAAGCTGAAGCAATTAGCAAAAACATCCATCGCGAGGTTGCTGATGGTTGGAGGAATGATGAGGTTGGCAAGGTTCGTGCAACCTTCGAAGGCGTCGCCAGCAAGATTATTGACACTCGCGGGAACAGTATAAGAACCGGCCAAGCCACCGGGAAATCGGATCAAGGTAGATTGATTTTTGTCGAACAGCACGCCGCCCACGCTGCTATAAACGGAATTGCTTGAATCCACATTTATCGCGGCCAAGCTGGAGCATCCGAGGAAAGCGTCCGGTCCGATGGTGGTGACACTGGCGGGAATAGAAATGGTTGTGAGGTGGCTGCAACCGTCGAAAGCCTGTTGTCCGATATTGGCAACATTCGAGCCGATTGTAATTGCGGAGAGGGCCGTGCAATCATCAAAGGCTTCCAGAGCAATGCCAATCAGGCCGGGCGGAAGCGAGACAGAACTAAGATTGCTGCAGCCTATAAAAGTTTGCTCGCCAATCACGGTGATGCCGTGGCCGATGATCGCATTAGTCAGCCCCACGCAACCTTGGAACGCGGCCTGACCGATGGAGGTAATATTGTCGGGAATGGTTATGCTGGTCAGGTTTGTGCAATTAGCTAGAGCGGTGGGACCGATGCTAGTCACGTTAATGGGAATTGAGATGCCGGCAAGACTGGAGCAAGAGCTAAATGCCGACTGGCCAATGCTGGTGACGCCCTGGCCAATGACGACATTGGTTAGCTTGGTGCAAAAAATAAACGCAGCAGCTCCGATATTGGTGACGGTATCGGGAATGTAAACGCTGGTCAGCGCGGTGACGTTTTGAAAGGCGCCAATGCCGATGCTGGTCACCGGCAAACCCGTAATCGTGGATGGAATGATCACCGCTCCACCGCTGCCAGTGTAGTGCATAATGGTGATCGTGTTTTTATTAGTCGCGAAAGTGTAGGGGTAAAACGGGTAAACGAGCGCTTTGGCAAAATAAGCGGAGGGTACACCGCCGGCGGTGGTAAAATTGCCTCCGACATAAAGCTGGCCAGAATTATCAAATATTAGAGAACCGACGGTCAGCCCACCAAAACCGGGGTTGGCACCCGCCACGCCGGAGCCCAGAGTACTCCAGGTGGAACCATTCCATTCGGCCACGGCGCTGACAGTCACTCCACCGGCTATAGTAAAACCGCCGCCAGCGTATAGATTGCCCGTGGGATCAAAAGCCAGAGCATAGACAAACCCGTTTCCGCCGGAGAGTCCAGTGCCGAGACTGGACCAGGCCGTGCCATTCCACCTGGCGATTGAGCCGGCAGTCACTC
This genomic window from Verrucomicrobiia bacterium contains:
- a CDS encoding dual specificity protein phosphatase family protein, translated to MNSNYSNLWWAIENVIGGMGIPYIDPERRLNGGGPLRAHLDELLLLHRVGIRAVVCLLNIPGDASVFQTAGFNFICLPVENGYPPTLDQVREFLVFTEASLARNEPVAVYCQAGVGRTSTMIACYLIHRGKSAAEAIASMRETEASAVETPSQIIFLEQFEKLSRNPPPPAA
- a CDS encoding carboxypeptidase regulatory-like domain-containing protein, whose amino-acid sequence is MTWRLLFPLGLLGLVLAFSGCTTNRVPQNSSASGIVVDTQGHPVADASIEIYRHSMISSFLPAELELKGTTHTDSHGVFQFSYAPGGSILLVRAPTLAPTWRTPWRLDPDDLPLVFTVTKPATIEGIVVDEHDQPIADADVWTSQVTSTTLLGEARFSLDILSGQPAHELFHTRTGSDGRFRLEGLPTGAGANLTVTKTGLAMREPTPDPGSLDFNQCQSGQSGVKLVMEPSGEIQGKIFIQATAQPLAGATIWLRRQQATYSFDQGREPVKSAADGTFHFSDVGAGPYQVIAHVGAVRDPMPKWVADAVDVSVQAGQKTSVEIPAVKGGILEIKVTDKSNHKPLAGALVAADNRNFQANITTDARGLARFRLPSGEYHYSAMKAAWTPAQEQARVANAEINHSHIELTPPKILTGVVRTPSGDGAPNIRVTVDAYGGEARTDSRGRFKLTWNPTGIGGTIGIYSLIARDWTNNLAAVAMLKPTTTNQDLVLKSALTLSGQVNDNHGHALAGARVGLTLSMNDSSDGTFRTSSTDFDKIPMQTDADGQFMFTTLPQGLEYGLNISAKGYGSITQDFTKTQTKANAIRLDLVLKPANLKLSGRVVDAKDHPLAGASVYISGEGQTAHSVKTDPEGHFEFEQVSAGPVHLSAIYEGHFGSLSAQGGDQNVVIKITSGQPGRTRRKPK
- a CDS encoding MnmC family methyltransferase, coding for MSSSGYRIVKLVNGVHSVHSLAERETFHPVIGPAAEAEALYVKQLCLVERMTAHTGEFVIWDVGLGAAANVLTVLRATRETHCPLRIISFDHTLEPLQFALENAEALGYFTDYEPPVAAFLKNHHHTFTDGNRQVTWNLHLGDFPSLLRTPHSALRTNPPHAILFDAFSPAKNPTMWTEPLFENLFRHLDPIRPCALPTYTRSNLVRVSLLLAGFYVGAGHATGEKEETTIAANTLSLITEPLDQKWLARVRKSTSAEPLWEPIYRQSPLAEATWEKLRQHPQFK
- a CDS encoding sigma-70 family RNA polymerase sigma factor, translated to MTMESRQLLAEYVRTGSETAFRELVANYLGLVYSAALRLTGGNTHSAEEITQTVFIGLAQKARTLSSEVMLGGWLHQYTFHAATKFVRAERRRQIREQEAGEMNALTNGAPEEWRKIEPILDEAILELGDEDRAAILLRFFEQRDFRAIGASLGGSEDAARMRVNRALDKLQVVLKRRGAALSVGALGAVLAAHTASAVPAGLASAVAGAAFANVGGGVSTIMIKLMALTKLQTGMIGALVVAGAMTPWAMQQHAKWRETDAALQSQNEKMGALVDENARLSNQMALAKDSRGLSQKELDELMRLRNQTTALNKQLAAAKVTPVAAGTGQTNVALSPEEEERQKAIEELQTIEKMDSAKNWLLAFMMYANDNQNRLPGDFSQATNYLSKDKQMELLLATNQFEVRYGGPLNTLKDPSSVAILEEITSPGATLKTYGFADGHVEVVKRADGDFKGWEAQRLTVPPSGQ
- a CDS encoding tRNA-dihydrouridine synthase family protein is translated as MNPAPSSGIAEFQQFLTRPEPLLALAPMQDVTDLAFWKLMARYGGADVYYTEYFRVHAVSHLEKWIVESITKNPTGRPVVAQMIGNDIPSLVRSARELQQYPIAAVDLNLGCPAPVVYRKCAGGGLLREPKRVDAILGALRDAVSIKFTVKTRIGFDSPEVFDELLPIFAKHSIDLLTVHGRTVKEMYRSEVHYDYIARAVAAVPCPVLANGNVYSAAKAEEVLELTHAHGLMIGRGVIRNPWLFQQIRQHQRGEKIFIPTGFQVLEYIRELYETVRPAGITENSHIQKMKKYLNYIGLGIEPTGKFLHDIRRVTTEADFFHLCEAHLSHHHLMPLEPYALDLKSTDVMAGEHL
- a CDS encoding ribonuclease HII, with the translated sequence MAKSATFWNRLNFERELWSQGTTLVAGVDEAGCGPLAGPVVAGAVIFPHQWLEPGLDKKLRGLNDSKQLTEEQREKYFTSITTHPEIRYGIAVVEVDIIDQINILQAAHRAMHLALAQLQPAPQHVLVDGRPVKSLRIPNTPLVKGDARSYSIAAASVLAKVTRDRLMHEYHAQFPQYGFAEHKGYGTPQHLAAIAEHGACPIHRRSFSPFRVTPVELELFDADALDGAPLLD
- a CDS encoding YraN family protein, with product MSILARIQFWRGKAEKSLRARHGEIGERTAKKHLRKLGLKFLAANFKSDRGEIDLIFRDADCLVFVEVKARSSETFGRASTAVNARKRRLLSQAALDYLRLLNNPAVKIRFDIVEVVLENSAVKEVRHLPNTFPMSKPYNYF